In one candidate division Zixibacteria bacterium HGW-Zixibacteria-1 genomic region, the following are encoded:
- a CDS encoding penicillin-binding protein activator LpoB translates to MLMGLLVAGCGGSSTQVTRIDPETQTDLSGNWNDTDARLVAQEMITDAVARVWITDFAAATGNKPVVTVGTIRNMSSEHIDTETFTADFERELINSGKVRFVASSGQRDEIRGERFDQQDFASKETMKKIRNETGADFILMGAIKTIVDQVEGIKVVYYQTDLEMINIESMEKVWIGTKKIKKEISQGKTKW, encoded by the coding sequence ATGCTGATGGGGTTACTGGTGGCCGGATGCGGCGGTTCATCGACCCAGGTTACCCGCATCGATCCCGAAACTCAGACCGATTTGAGCGGGAATTGGAACGACACCGACGCCCGCCTGGTGGCGCAGGAGATGATAACCGACGCGGTGGCGCGTGTCTGGATAACAGATTTTGCGGCCGCAACCGGTAATAAGCCGGTGGTAACGGTCGGGACGATACGGAATATGAGCTCCGAACATATCGACACCGAAACTTTTACGGCCGATTTCGAGCGCGAGCTGATCAATTCGGGCAAGGTTCGTTTTGTGGCCAGCAGCGGGCAGCGGGATGAAATCCGCGGTGAGAGGTTTGACCAGCAGGATTTTGCCTCTAAAGAGACGATGAAGAAAATCCGTAATGAAACCGGGGCCGATTTTATCCTGATGGGCGCCATTAAGACCATTGTCGATCAGGTTGAAGGAATCAAGGTCGTTTATTACCAGACCGACCTGGAGATGATCAATATCGAGTCGATGGAAAAAGTCTGGATCGGTACGAAGAAAATCAAGAAGGAAATATCTCAGGGCAAGACCAAGTGGTAA
- a CDS encoding SufBD protein — MTTDLQTINELYKYTDTDPNLKDPDTAHLVINGNHVLGMHAVPGLNITVKELEDGIDMVMKLDPGTVVEKPVHLCFGMLPKTGVQRIIMDVDIGAGSKISLLAHCVFPKAVDVQHIMDAKLRIGDGAEYNYFEKHVHSPEGGVKVYPKAVVQVGKKAIFKTEFELIKGRVGLIDIDYETSGDSYSVVDMTARISGRKDDIIKIRETGHLNGEYARGVLISKIAVRDQARAEVYNKMTATAAFARGHVDCKEIVQDEGMATAIPIVEVRHPKAHITHEAAIGSVDSKQLETLMSRGLDEDDAVEIIINGLLSRRED, encoded by the coding sequence ATGACGACCGATCTACAAACGATAAATGAATTGTACAAGTACACCGATACTGACCCGAACCTCAAAGACCCCGATACGGCGCATCTGGTAATCAACGGCAATCATGTTCTGGGCATGCATGCCGTTCCCGGTTTGAATATCACGGTCAAGGAACTCGAAGATGGTATCGACATGGTCATGAAGCTTGACCCGGGCACGGTTGTCGAGAAGCCGGTGCATCTGTGTTTCGGGATGCTTCCCAAGACAGGGGTCCAGCGCATTATTATGGATGTCGATATCGGCGCCGGTTCCAAAATTTCACTGCTGGCGCACTGCGTTTTCCCCAAGGCGGTCGATGTTCAGCATATTATGGATGCCAAACTCAGAATCGGCGACGGCGCCGAATATAATTATTTCGAGAAGCATGTCCACAGTCCTGAGGGAGGCGTCAAGGTATATCCGAAGGCGGTTGTTCAGGTCGGAAAGAAGGCGATTTTCAAGACGGAATTCGAGCTCATCAAGGGCCGGGTCGGTCTGATTGATATAGATTATGAGACCAGCGGCGATTCATACAGTGTGGTCGATATGACGGCCCGGATAAGCGGCCGCAAGGATGATATTATTAAGATCAGGGAAACAGGGCATCTTAACGGCGAATACGCCCGGGGCGTGCTGATTTCGAAAATAGCTGTCAGGGATCAAGCCAGGGCCGAAGTCTATAACAAAATGACGGCGACGGCGGCGTTTGCCCGCGGCCATGTTGATTGCAAGGAAATAGTCCAGGATGAGGGCATGGCAACGGCGATTCCGATCGTGGAAGTGCGTCACCCTAAGGCGCATATCACCCATGAGGCGGCTATCGGAAGCGTTGACAGCAAGCAGCTTGAAACTCTTATGTCACGTGGGCTTGACGAAGATGATGCCGTGGAGATTATCATCAACGGGTTGCTGAGCCGCCGGGAAGACTGA
- a CDS encoding alpha-amylase, which yields MEKFKLAIGIHNHQPIGNFDSVFKQAHKLAYKPFLELFEKFDKLKMSLHQSGILWTWQGEMDIKYFDLVQKLIYDERLELMTGGFYEPILPMIPDRDKHGQIEMLSRYLYGQFGVDPTGLWLTERVWEPHLPKALKKAGVEYLPIDDTHFIYTGMEPDDLKGVFLTEEEGAVVKLLPIQKKLRYRIPFGTVEKVIDELKRQAEKNPGGLAVYADDGEKFGVWPKTHRHCYTDGWLEEFFTALSDNSDWLEVITLGQAAVTRPVGRVYLPTASYAEMLHWSLPAKAFVEYEEFEKWLKESGKLERYGRFVRGGHWRSFLAKYEEVNMMHKRMLHVSNKLEQFIRQNPTRHDPFDQARHHLYAAQCNCPYWHGVFGGLYLAHIRSAIYSNIISAENLLTPELEEVQKTMVDYDSDGHSEVLVTTNKFYAIIKPSYGGTLVELDNREAAFSITDTLTRRLEGYHRKLATAKLDGDTTESDETESIHDLVLTKETGLNKLLAEDWYLRRCFVDHFIKSDTDINKFASGKFGDDGDFVLEPWQYSPGGDAGTVRLKRNGHLWREDGIKPLTIVKSYYFQKDSDVISVNYSLTAEKDNISGIRFAVENNFNLLAGHADDRYITFGGVRPENSFLDAVNSHKGFTSTILNDDWGKLVIAVMPDREGEVWQVPIFTISLSEGGFEKVYQGTSIVNIFDISLKKGVPFEVSFLLFSGKPENLPRRFLARGQETPVQKL from the coding sequence ATGGAGAAGTTTAAGCTGGCCATAGGAATTCATAACCACCAGCCGATTGGGAATTTCGACTCGGTTTTTAAACAGGCCCACAAACTGGCTTACAAACCCTTCCTGGAATTATTCGAAAAGTTCGATAAACTAAAAATGTCGCTCCACCAGTCGGGCATTTTATGGACCTGGCAGGGTGAGATGGATATAAAATATTTCGATCTGGTTCAGAAACTTATATATGATGAACGACTGGAGCTAATGACCGGCGGCTTTTATGAGCCGATTTTGCCCATGATTCCGGATCGCGACAAGCATGGTCAAATAGAAATGCTCAGCCGCTATCTTTACGGCCAGTTTGGCGTTGATCCGACCGGATTATGGCTGACCGAGCGGGTCTGGGAGCCGCACCTTCCGAAAGCGCTCAAGAAGGCCGGCGTTGAATACCTTCCGATAGACGATACACATTTCATCTACACCGGGATGGAGCCGGATGATTTGAAGGGGGTTTTTCTGACCGAGGAGGAAGGCGCTGTCGTGAAGCTGCTGCCGATACAAAAGAAACTTCGTTACCGGATTCCATTCGGAACGGTCGAGAAAGTGATCGATGAGTTGAAACGGCAGGCCGAAAAAAATCCGGGTGGATTGGCCGTGTATGCCGATGACGGCGAGAAATTCGGCGTCTGGCCCAAGACGCATCGGCACTGTTATACGGACGGATGGCTGGAGGAATTTTTTACGGCGCTGTCTGATAACTCGGATTGGCTTGAAGTGATTACGCTGGGTCAGGCGGCGGTAACCAGGCCGGTTGGAAGGGTGTATCTGCCGACAGCTTCATATGCCGAGATGTTGCACTGGTCGCTTCCGGCGAAGGCGTTCGTGGAATATGAAGAATTCGAAAAATGGCTCAAGGAATCGGGCAAGCTGGAGCGGTATGGCCGGTTCGTGCGGGGCGGACACTGGCGCAGTTTTTTGGCCAAGTATGAAGAAGTCAATATGATGCACAAGCGGATGCTGCATGTCTCAAATAAGCTGGAGCAGTTCATCAGGCAGAATCCGACGCGTCATGACCCGTTCGACCAGGCCCGGCACCATCTTTATGCCGCCCAGTGCAACTGCCCCTATTGGCACGGTGTTTTTGGCGGGTTATATTTGGCGCATATAAGGAGTGCCATTTACAGCAATATCATATCGGCGGAAAACCTATTGACCCCCGAACTTGAAGAAGTGCAGAAAACTATGGTCGATTATGACAGCGACGGGCACAGCGAAGTGCTGGTTACGACCAATAAATTTTATGCCATTATAAAGCCATCTTATGGAGGAACGCTGGTCGAACTGGATAACCGTGAAGCCGCTTTTTCGATTACCGATACGCTTACCCGCAGGCTGGAGGGGTACCATCGCAAATTAGCCACCGCCAAACTTGACGGCGACACGACGGAAAGCGATGAAACCGAATCGATTCATGATCTGGTGCTGACCAAAGAAACCGGTTTGAACAAGCTTCTGGCCGAAGATTGGTATTTGCGTCGGTGCTTTGTGGATCATTTTATAAAATCGGACACCGATATCAATAAGTTTGCTTCGGGGAAGTTCGGCGATGACGGCGATTTCGTGCTGGAGCCGTGGCAGTACAGCCCCGGCGGCGATGCCGGGACGGTTCGGTTGAAGAGAAACGGGCATCTCTGGCGTGAGGATGGCATTAAGCCGCTGACTATCGTAAAAAGCTACTATTTCCAGAAAGATTCGGATGTCATCAGCGTCAATTACAGCCTGACCGCCGAAAAGGATAATATCTCCGGGATTCGTTTTGCGGTGGAGAACAATTTCAACCTGCTGGCAGGTCATGCCGATGACCGCTATATAACGTTCGGCGGCGTCAGACCTGAAAACAGTTTCCTTGATGCCGTAAATTCACACAAAGGATTTACATCGACCATCCTGAATGATGACTGGGGCAAGCTTGTAATAGCGGTCATGCCTGACCGCGAGGGGGAAGTCTGGCAGGTGCCGATATTCACTATTTCCCTTTCTGAGGGTGGTTTCGAGAAAGTGTACCAGGGAACCTCGATTGTGAATATATTCGATATTTCGCTCAAGAAGGGGGTTCCGTTCGAAGTGTCTTTCCTGCTGTTTTCGGGCAAACCGGAAAATCTCCCGCGCAGATTTTTGGCCAGGGGGCAGGAAACGCCGGTTCAGAAATTGTGA
- a CDS encoding MjaI family restriction endonuclease has translation MAKEWLLNSATNRFQFNFKRNVGAVSEAIRKCAPKNLEEWENYYFQNIKSREHIEELGRRLYIKITEVLAAEIDSINENDCIDYIYNLVINRTYDGYLTEIKTVYGQLEKILEQRIEPAPDEWDRLFNVDFYIDIDGKYIGLQIKPASDVSHITQIYKERELQKLTHIKFSKKYQGKVFYVISIKKDGSKEIQNIEVIDDIKSEIRRLQNLV, from the coding sequence ATGGCAAAAGAGTGGCTACTTAATTCTGCGACTAATCGTTTTCAATTCAATTTCAAGAGAAATGTTGGCGCTGTCTCAGAGGCTATAAGGAAATGCGCCCCAAAGAATTTGGAGGAGTGGGAAAATTATTACTTCCAGAATATTAAATCACGAGAACATATCGAAGAGTTGGGCCGTAGACTTTATATAAAGATTACTGAAGTGCTTGCCGCTGAGATTGATTCAATAAATGAAAATGATTGTATTGATTACATATATAATTTGGTGATAAACAGGACTTACGATGGATATTTGACAGAAATCAAAACGGTTTATGGCCAATTGGAAAAAATATTGGAACAGCGAATTGAGCCTGCACCTGATGAGTGGGACAGGTTATTCAATGTTGATTTCTATATTGATATTGATGGCAAATATATTGGATTACAAATTAAACCAGCAAGTGATGTCTCACACATAACACAGATTTATAAGGAAAGAGAATTGCAAAAATTAACTCATATAAAGTTTTCCAAAAAATATCAAGGGAAAGTATTTTATGTTATTTCAATAAAAAAGGATGGTTCCAAGGAAATTCAAAATATTGAAGTAATAGATGATATAAAATCGGAAATCAGACGTTTGCAGAATCTTGTATAA
- a CDS encoding ABC transporter ATP-binding protein — protein MGILAVENLKLQLNGKAILNGLSIDFWEGHVHAVVGPNGAGKSTLAAVIMGLSGYTNVEGDIKFNGESIKNLSVDERAKRGITLAWQEPARFEGLPIRDFIRASAKDKDDDNLKSILAKVGLDPAEYWKRAADKTLSGGERKKVELATILAMRPKVALLDEPDSGIDIESIERIFEAVRMLRDDGTTVILITHSLAVLDQAEHAFLLCHGRMVDKGTVSRIRKYFERNCLPCDHKNFPNLQIIGEQP, from the coding sequence ATGGGTATTCTGGCAGTGGAGAACTTAAAACTCCAGCTAAACGGTAAAGCGATCTTAAACGGTCTCAGTATAGATTTTTGGGAAGGGCATGTCCATGCCGTGGTCGGCCCCAACGGGGCGGGTAAATCGACCCTGGCGGCGGTGATTATGGGGCTGTCCGGCTATACTAATGTCGAAGGGGACATAAAATTCAATGGCGAGTCGATTAAGAATTTAAGTGTCGATGAGCGCGCCAAGCGCGGTATCACCCTGGCCTGGCAGGAACCGGCGCGGTTCGAGGGTTTGCCGATTCGCGATTTTATCCGGGCCTCGGCCAAAGACAAGGATGACGACAATCTAAAATCGATTCTGGCCAAGGTCGGGCTTGATCCCGCTGAATACTGGAAACGGGCGGCCGACAAGACCCTCAGCGGCGGTGAGCGTAAAAAAGTCGAGCTGGCCACAATTCTGGCGATGCGGCCGAAAGTGGCTCTGCTCGATGAACCCGACTCCGGAATCGATATAGAATCGATCGAGCGGATTTTTGAGGCGGTCAGGATGCTTCGTGACGACGGCACGACGGTTATCCTTATCACCCACAGTCTCGCCGTTCTGGACCAGGCCGAACATGCGTTTCTTCTCTGTCATGGGCGCATGGTGGATAAAGGTACCGTGAGCCGGATCAGGAAATATTTCGAGCGCAACTGCCTGCCGTGTGATCACAAGAATTTTCCCAATCTGCAGATTATCGGAGAGCAGCCATGA
- a CDS encoding short-chain dehydrogenase, whose amino-acid sequence MELKGKVALVTGASRGIGAATAKLLARHGAAVAVNYFQSKGPAEAVVKEIIDNGGKAIMVQADVRKRDEVAEMVKKTNAELGKIDILVLNAGASVPWKAFMELTTEEFENKVLGEIRGFFHPAQLVIPQMIERKKGCIVGISSGLSRHPGFGFSSHTTAKSGVDGLMKSLALELGPFGIRVNTVAPGLTITDATSWLPKERIEDSARMTPMKRVGQPEDIAGAVLMVVRDDAGFVTGNYIAVSGGALML is encoded by the coding sequence ATGGAACTCAAAGGGAAAGTGGCATTGGTAACCGGCGCCAGCCGGGGAATCGGCGCGGCGACGGCGAAACTGCTGGCGCGGCATGGCGCGGCAGTGGCGGTTAATTATTTTCAGAGTAAGGGACCGGCTGAAGCGGTGGTCAAGGAAATCATTGATAATGGCGGCAAAGCGATTATGGTCCAGGCCGACGTCCGCAAGCGCGACGAGGTCGCCGAAATGGTGAAGAAGACTAATGCCGAATTGGGCAAGATCGACATTTTGGTTCTCAATGCCGGCGCCAGTGTGCCATGGAAGGCTTTTATGGAACTGACCACGGAAGAATTCGAAAACAAGGTGCTGGGTGAAATCCGCGGCTTTTTCCATCCGGCGCAGCTTGTCATACCGCAGATGATCGAGCGCAAGAAGGGGTGTATAGTCGGAATCAGCAGCGGGTTGTCGCGGCATCCGGGCTTCGGATTCAGCTCCCACACCACGGCCAAGTCGGGAGTGGACGGCTTGATGAAGTCGTTGGCGCTGGAACTGGGACCATTCGGTATCCGGGTCAACACGGTCGCGCCGGGGCTGACTATCACCGATGCGACTTCATGGCTGCCGAAGGAGCGGATTGAAGATTCGGCCAGAATGACACCGATGAAGCGCGTGGGCCAGCCGGAAGATATCGCCGGTGCGGTGCTGATGGTGGTCCGCGACGATGCCGGGTTTGTGACGGGTAATTACATTGCGGTCTCCGGCGGGGCGTTGATGCTGTAA
- a CDS encoding DNA methylase N-4, which yields MKTSHKIVFGDSRELAIIPNESVHLVVTSPPYWQLKDYGKENQIGFNDTYEQYINNLNLVWSECHRVLHKGCRLCINIGDQFARSVYYGRYKVIPIRTEIIKFCETIGFDYMGAIIWQKVTTCNTTGGATIMGSFPYPRNGILKIDYEFILIFKKYGDVPKVEKRQKQQSILSKEEWNLYFNGHWNFAGEKQNGHLAMFPEELPRRLIKMFSFVGDTVLDPFLGSGTTILAAKNLQRNSIGYEINQDFKEVIINKLKLDKGDIFEKDYEIEFIISSSPNIDFFKKMKSFPYNFKDPVAFDKKIDIKKLSFGSKIDSGTKEKQDYYTVKKILPNNKLLLDNGLSVKLAGIKVNENQLMEFNEFLISKVKGKKVFLKFDKIKYDSDNNLLCYLYLKNKTFINAHLVKYGLALVDDSTAITNVSLNKLKKGYNGKRVAT from the coding sequence ATGAAAACTTCACATAAAATAGTTTTTGGCGATTCGCGTGAACTCGCAATAATTCCAAATGAAAGTGTTCATTTGGTAGTTACATCACCGCCCTATTGGCAATTAAAAGACTATGGCAAGGAAAATCAAATAGGTTTTAATGATACATATGAACAATATATAAATAATCTAAATCTAGTATGGTCAGAATGCCACAGAGTCTTACACAAGGGTTGCCGACTATGCATTAATATCGGTGATCAATTTGCTCGCTCGGTCTATTATGGAAGATACAAGGTTATCCCAATTAGAACTGAAATAATCAAATTCTGTGAGACAATAGGATTTGATTATATGGGGGCAATAATTTGGCAAAAGGTAACAACTTGTAATACTACAGGTGGTGCGACCATAATGGGCTCATTCCCGTATCCAAGAAACGGAATATTGAAAATAGATTATGAATTTATCTTGATTTTTAAGAAATATGGAGATGTACCAAAAGTCGAAAAAAGGCAGAAGCAGCAGTCAATATTAAGCAAAGAGGAATGGAATCTTTATTTTAATGGCCATTGGAATTTTGCGGGCGAAAAGCAAAATGGCCATTTGGCAATGTTTCCAGAGGAATTACCTCGTAGACTTATAAAGATGTTTAGCTTTGTTGGAGACACTGTTTTAGATCCTTTCTTGGGTAGTGGAACGACGATTTTAGCGGCAAAAAATCTTCAAAGAAATTCAATAGGATATGAAATTAATCAGGATTTTAAAGAAGTAATCATCAATAAATTAAAATTAGACAAAGGTGATATCTTTGAGAAAGATTATGAAATTGAGTTCATTATATCCAGTTCTCCCAATATTGACTTTTTTAAAAAAATGAAATCCTTTCCATATAATTTCAAAGATCCAGTTGCATTTGACAAAAAAATTGATATAAAGAAGCTATCCTTTGGTTCAAAGATTGATTCAGGTACAAAGGAAAAGCAAGATTACTATACAGTAAAGAAAATATTGCCCAATAACAAGCTATTATTAGATAATGGTTTGTCAGTCAAATTGGCAGGCATTAAAGTAAATGAAAATCAATTAATGGAATTTAATGAATTTCTCATAAGTAAGGTAAAGGGCAAAAAAGTATTCTTAAAATTTGATAAAATTAAGTATGATTCAGACAATAATTTACTTTGCTACCTCTATTTAAAAAACAAGACATTTATTAATGCACATTTGGTTAAATATGGATTGGCTTTGGTCGATGATTCTACTGCAATCACAAATGTATCATTAAATAAGTTGAAAAAGGGATATAATGGCAAAAGAGTGGCTACTTAA
- the rsgA gene encoding ribosome small subunit-dependent GTPase A: protein MRRTIISFQNVKGIVIRGHGKAFIVRSQHKEIPCEIRGKVKYNTDAVTPVAVGDEVYISVNPDGTGMIEQVEKRRSMFFRPAKGMDSRKQVIAANIDQLAAVVSVMQPPLKPGLIDRFLISAEIGNLRPIIILNKIDLGRPAVVAELQEGYNRLGISCHILSAVTGEGFDNLTKDLADHITIFAGHSGVGKSTILNHLIPGLNIRVAAVSESTDKGVHTTTRVELYELPNGGYVVDSPGLKVLGLWDVECGDLARFFPEMEEFRDGCRFTGCSHTHEPDCAVKKAVTEGRIAAFRYRSYLTIYKSL from the coding sequence TTGAGGAGGACGATTATTTCTTTCCAAAACGTTAAGGGGATCGTCATCCGGGGGCATGGGAAGGCCTTTATTGTAAGATCGCAGCATAAAGAGATCCCCTGCGAAATTCGTGGAAAAGTAAAATACAATACTGATGCGGTAACACCGGTTGCCGTAGGTGATGAAGTATACATATCCGTCAACCCCGACGGAACCGGTATGATCGAACAGGTCGAAAAACGTCGCTCGATGTTTTTCCGTCCGGCCAAGGGTATGGACTCCAGGAAACAGGTTATTGCGGCCAATATCGATCAACTGGCGGCGGTCGTGTCTGTCATGCAGCCACCGCTCAAGCCGGGCTTAATCGACCGGTTTTTAATATCAGCCGAGATCGGGAATTTACGACCAATTATTATTTTAAATAAAATCGATCTGGGGCGCCCTGCCGTGGTTGCGGAGCTTCAGGAAGGTTATAACCGTCTCGGCATAAGTTGCCATATTTTATCGGCGGTGACCGGGGAAGGTTTCGATAATCTGACAAAGGATCTGGCCGACCATATCACAATTTTCGCCGGCCACTCCGGAGTAGGCAAATCTACTATTCTCAATCACCTAATTCCCGGTTTGAATATAAGAGTGGCGGCCGTTTCCGAAAGCACCGATAAGGGTGTCCACACCACCACCAGGGTGGAATTGTATGAATTACCCAATGGCGGCTATGTCGTGGACAGCCCCGGGTTGAAGGTTCTCGGGTTGTGGGATGTCGAATGCGGAGATTTGGCGCGCTTTTTCCCGGAAATGGAAGAGTTTCGCGACGGCTGTCGTTTTACCGGATGCAGCCATACTCACGAGCCGGATTGTGCTGTCAAAAAGGCGGTAACTGAAGGCCGGATAGCAGCTTTCAGATATAGAAGCTATCTGACGATCTACAAATCCCTCTGA